From the Euphorbia lathyris chromosome 6, ddEupLath1.1, whole genome shotgun sequence genome, one window contains:
- the LOC136232813 gene encoding probable serine/threonine-protein kinase PBL16, producing the protein MGNCLCRWESSVYRVSSNAKPESPKEERASSRNIDAKRLPSNPREVEDLRRNGAANPLIAFTFDELKIITANFRQDRLLGGGGFGSVYKGFIGEDIRQGLESLAVAVKVHDGDNSFQGHREWLAEVIFLGQLSHPNLVKLIGYCCENEHRVLIYEYMARGSVENNLFSRVLLPLPWHIRMKIAFGAAKGLAFLHEAEKPVIYRDFKTSNILLDPDYNAKLSDFGLAKDGPMGDKTHVSTRIMGTYGYAAPEYIMTGHLTPRSDVYSFGVVLLELITGRKSLDKSRPAREQNLTEWALPLLKEKKKLLNIVDQRLQEDYPIKGVHKAAMLAYHCLNRNPKARPLMRDIVDSLEPLQVSEEGENGNGKPLIMVINNVADGELKRKEEPL; encoded by the exons atggGGAATTGTTTGTGTAGATGGGAATCTTCAGTTTACAGAGTTTCATCAAATGCTAAACcag AATCTCCAAAAGAAGAAAGAGCATCGTCAAGAAATATAGATGCTAAAAGATTACCATCAAATCCTAGAGAAGTAGAAGACTTGCGTCGTAATGGAGCTGCGAATCCATTGATTGCATTTACTTTCGATGAACTTAAGATAATCACAGCTAACTTCCGGCAAGATCGGCTTTTGGGCGGCGGCGGCTTTGGAAGTGTTTATAAAGGCTTCATCGGCGAAGATATAAGACAAGGACTTGAGTCTCTCGCCGTTGCTGTCAAAGTTCACGATGGTGATAACAGCTTTCAAGGCCACAGAGAATGGCTG GCAGAAGTGATATTTTTGGGGCAGCTATCTCAtccaaatttggtgaaattGATTGGATATTGCTGCGAAAATGAACACCGAGTTCTAATATACGAGTATATGGCTCGGGGTAGTGTTGAAAATAATCTCTTTTCAA GGGTTTTACTTCCTCTTCCATGGCATATCAGAATGAAGATTGCATTTGGAGCAGCAAAAGGACTTGCCTTTCTACATGAAGCTGAAAAACCCGTTATTTATCGTGATTTTAAGACCTCGAATATTCTACTTGATCCG GACTATAACGCGAAACTCTCCGATTTTGGTCTCGCGAAAGACGGGCCTATGGGAGATAAAACACACGTTTCTACTCGAATAATGGGAACATACGGATATGCAGCACCCGAATATATAATGACAG GACATTTGACTCCAAGGAGCGATGTATACAGCTTCGGAGTAGTTCTTCTCGAGCTTATTACGGGCCGAAAATCTTTAGACAAATCGCGTCCTGCACGAGAGCAAAACCTCACCGAATGGGCGCTCCCGTTActgaaagagaagaagaaactgcTGAACATTGTAGACCAAAGATTACAGGAGGATTATCCTATCAAAGGGGTGCATAAGGCAGCAATGCTAGCTTATCATTGCTTGAACCGGAACCCGAAAGCGCGGCCTCTGATGCGGGATATCGTTGATTCTTTGGAACCTTTGCAGGTCTCAGAAGAAGGTGAAAATGGGAATGGAAAGCCTTTGATTATGGTCATCAATAATGTAGCAGATGGTGagttgaaaagaaaagaagagccTCTGTAA
- the LOC136232815 gene encoding ruBisCO large subunit-binding protein subunit beta, chloroplastic produces the protein MASTFSGMSSVGSLAAPNGMDKRLASSSNRFSSFASISGGSLGRKQNVGSRRLRSTKISAMAKELHFNKDGSAIKRLQNGVNKLADLVGVTLGPKGRNVVLESKYGSPKIVNDGVTVAKEVELEDPVENIGAKLVRQAAAKTNDLAGDGTTTSVVLAQGLIAEGVKVVAAGANPVLITRGIEKTTKALVAELKSISKDVEDSELADVAAVSAGNNYEVGQMIAEAMSKVGRKGVVTLEEGKSAENSLYVVEGMQFDRGYISPYFVTDSEKMSVEYENCKLLLVDKKITNARDLVNVLEDAIRSGYPILIIAEDIEQEALATLVVNKLRGALKIAALKAPGFGERKSQYLEDIAILTGGTVVREEVGLALDKVGKEVLGNASKVVLTKDITTIVGDGSTQEAVNKRVAQIKNLIEAADQDYEKEKLNERIAKLSGGVAVIQVGAQTETELKEKKLRVEDALNATKAAVEEGIVVGGGCTLLRLASKVDAIKATLENDEERVGADIVKRALSYPLKLIAKNAGVNGSVVSEKVLSSDNPKYGYNAATGKYEDLMAAGIIDPTKVVRCCLEHASSVAKTFLMSDCVVVEIKEPEAAPAANPMDNSGYGY, from the exons ATGGCATCAACCTTTAGTGGAATGTCTTCAGTTGGATCATTGGCTGCTCCAAATGGCATGGATAAGAgacttgcgtcttcttcaaacAGGTTTTCATCTTTTGCCTCCATTTCTGGCGGCTCATTAGGTAGAAAACAGAATGTGGGTTCTCGTAGATTGCGTTCTACCAAGATTAGCGCCATGGCCAAGGAATTGCATTTCAACAAGGATGGATCAGCAATTAAAAGATTGCAA AATGGTGTGAACAAGCTTGCAGATTTAGTTGGGGTCACCCTTGGACCTAAAGGGCGGAATGTTGTTCTCGAGAGCAAATATGGCTCTCCTAAAATTGTGAATGATGGTGTTACTGTTGCTAAGGAG GTTGAATTGGAGGATCCAGTTGAGAACATTGGTGCCAAATTAGTGAGACAGGCAGCTGCCAAGACAAACGACTTGGCTGGTGATGGAACCACAACATCTGTTGTTCTTGCTCAGGGCCTTATTGCTGAAGGTGTCAAG GTTGTGGCTGCTGGTGCAAATCCTGTATTGATTACTAGGGGTATTGAGAAGACCACAAAGGCTCTAGTGGCTGAACTTAAGTCAATATCAAAAGAT GTTGAAGACAGTGAGCTCGCAGATGTTGCAGCTGTTAGTGCAGGCAACAATTATGAAGTAGGTCAAATGATAGCTGAAGCCATGAGTAAAGTGGGGCGGAAGGGAGTCGTAACCCTTGAAGAGGGAAAAAGTGCAGAGAACAGCCTCTATGTTGTTGAGGGAATGCAATTTGATCGTGGATATATCTCACCTTACTTTGTCACTGACAGTGAAAAAATGTCAGTTGAGTATGAGAACTGCAAG TTACTTCTTGtggataaaaaaataacaaatgcaAGGGATCTCGTTAACGTTTTGGAAGATGCAATCAGAAGCGGATACCCGATACTCATTATTGCTGAAGATATTGAGCAGGAAGCCTTAGCAACACTAGTTGTGAATAAGCTTAGAGGTGCTTTGAAGATTGCTGCTCTTAAAGCTCCTGGTTTTGGAGAGCGCAAGAGCCAGTACCTTGAGGATATAGCCATTTTAACCGGCG GGACTGTTGTTAGAGAAGAGGTAGGACTTGCCTTGGACAAAGTTGGCAAAGAGGTTCTGGGCAATGCTTCTAAAGTGGTCCTTACTAAGGATATTACGACCATTGTTGGAGATGGAAGCACCCAAGAAGCAGTAAACAAGAGAGTTGCACAAATAAAAAATCTTATCGAG GCTGCTGATCAAGACTATGAGAAGGAAAAACTGAATGAGAGAATTGCAAAACTGTCTGGTGGTGTTGCTGTCATACAG GTTGGAGCACAAACTGAGACTgaacttaaagaaaagaaattgagAGTTGAAGATGCACTTAATGCAACCAAG GCAGCTGTTGAAGAAGGCATTGTTGTTGGTGGAGGATGCACTCTGTTGAGACTCGCATCAAAGGTGGATGCTATCAAAGCCACCCTTGAAAATGACGAAGAAAGG GTTGGGGCAGATATTGTGAAGAGAGCTCTAAGTTACCCATTGAAATTAATTGCAAAGAATGCTGGTGTTAACGGAAGTGTGGTCAGTGAGAAG GTGCTGTCCAGTGACAATCCCAAATATGGATACAATGCTGCTACTGGAAAATATGAAGATCTAATGGCTGCTGGTATTATCGATCCAACAAAG GTGGTTAGATGTTGCCTGGAGCATGCATCATCTGTAGCAAAGACTTTCTTGATGTCTGATTGTGTAGTTGTTGAGATCAAGGAGCCAGAAGCAGCACCGGCCGCCAATCCAATGGACAATTCAG GATACGGTTACTGA